A genomic stretch from Bacterioplanes sanyensis includes:
- the apbC gene encoding iron-sulfur cluster carrier protein ApbC, whose amino-acid sequence MSQITQSQVEQAIQGYTDPYLNSDLVSAGALRCVSISNNNEIEVELHLQYPSGFLGNGVEQMLQTAIENIDGCQSASVKISWEVLENKSQNSVDAIEQVKNIVAVASGKGGVGKSTTSVNLALALAKDGAKVGLLDADIYGPSQGIMLGVEEGTRPETIDNKWFVPIEAHGIKTMSMAYLVTESTPMVWRGPMVAGALQQILTQTQWGELDYLIIDMPPGTGDIQLTLSQKFPVSGAVIVTTPQDIALADAKKGIEMFNKVNIPVMGMIENMSMHICSNCGHAEPIFGQDGADELAQRYDTQVLGSLPLSKYIREQSDAGTPVVAADDCSEVSMMYRHAARHLAVALMHQAQNRQAMPSIEISDD is encoded by the coding sequence GTGAGTCAAATAACCCAGTCTCAAGTTGAGCAAGCCATCCAAGGCTATACCGACCCGTATCTGAACAGCGATCTGGTCAGTGCCGGTGCGCTGCGCTGCGTGAGCATTAGCAATAACAACGAGATCGAAGTCGAGCTGCACCTGCAGTACCCAAGTGGCTTCTTGGGCAATGGTGTCGAGCAAATGCTGCAAACGGCCATTGAAAACATCGACGGCTGCCAATCTGCCAGTGTAAAAATCAGCTGGGAAGTTCTGGAAAACAAAAGCCAGAACAGCGTTGATGCCATCGAGCAAGTAAAAAACATTGTGGCTGTGGCGTCGGGTAAAGGCGGTGTGGGTAAATCGACTACTTCGGTTAACTTAGCGCTGGCGCTGGCCAAAGACGGCGCCAAAGTGGGTTTGTTAGACGCCGATATTTACGGCCCTAGCCAGGGCATTATGCTGGGCGTGGAAGAGGGCACGCGGCCAGAAACCATCGACAATAAATGGTTTGTGCCGATTGAAGCCCATGGTATTAAAACCATGTCGATGGCGTACTTGGTGACCGAATCCACGCCTATGGTGTGGCGTGGGCCTATGGTGGCGGGTGCGCTGCAGCAAATTCTGACACAAACCCAGTGGGGCGAGCTGGATTATTTAATTATCGATATGCCACCGGGCACGGGTGATATTCAACTGACTTTAAGCCAGAAGTTTCCGGTATCGGGTGCTGTGATTGTGACCACACCGCAGGACATCGCCTTGGCCGATGCCAAAAAAGGCATTGAAATGTTCAATAAGGTGAACATTCCGGTAATGGGCATGATTGAAAACATGAGCATGCATATTTGCTCTAACTGCGGCCATGCCGAGCCTATTTTCGGCCAAGATGGCGCCGATGAGTTAGCACAGCGCTACGATACCCAGGTGTTGGGTTCGCTGCCGTTGTCTAAATACATTCGCGAGCAAAGCGACGCCGGCACGCCGGTCGTGGCCGCTGACGATTGCTCAGAAGTATCGATGATGTATCGCCACGCGGCGCGCCACTTAGCCGTGGCGCTGATGCATCAGGCACAAAACCGTCAGGCGATGCCGAGCATTGAGATCAGCGACGACTGA
- a CDS encoding VOC family protein — MINRMMTAVYVSDLARSQAFYQDLLGLKAVFTTDWIVQLADPDSGEVCLMLQPQQHELVPTSFQKNPQGLSLVFVVDDVDKRYRYARSQNWPIVQEPRNEEYGQRRFLLADLDGVLIDICTPCEPSAEFIAQYF; from the coding sequence ATGATTAACCGGATGATGACCGCTGTTTACGTCAGCGACCTTGCTCGCTCTCAGGCGTTTTACCAGGATTTGTTAGGGCTCAAGGCCGTGTTTACTACGGATTGGATTGTGCAGCTAGCGGACCCGGACAGCGGCGAGGTATGTCTGATGCTGCAACCTCAACAGCATGAACTGGTACCGACGAGTTTTCAAAAAAATCCGCAAGGTCTGAGTTTGGTGTTTGTCGTCGATGATGTCGATAAACGTTACCGCTACGCACGCTCGCAAAACTGGCCCATTGTGCAAGAGCCGCGCAACGAGGAGTATGGCCAACGCCGTTTTTTGCTGGCTGACCTCGATGGCGTATTAATTGACATCTGCACGCCCTGTGAGCCATCAGCCGAGTTTATTGCTCAGTATTTTTAA